The DNA sequence TCACCCGAGAAAAGCGTCAGCACCTGGTCGCCAGAAGGAGGTGGGGTCTTCTGTGCTGGGGTGTTGTTGTCTACCTCAAAGCGGGCGAAGAAATCGTTCAGGCTGTTTAGCAGAGAGATGGAGCTGTCACAGGTTTGTGGAGAGTACTTGGTGATGGTCTGGATCCCCCACCCCAGGTTCCTGGTGTCTCTGCTGTCATTGAAATGGTCTGCAATCCTCCTGGAATATTGTCTCGTGCCCAGTGTGGTGTCTTGTGACAGGTTGGCCCTGGCAGTCCTTAGGCCCACCACGTCTCCAGCTCTGAAGGCCATGTTCCTGGCCCTCAGGAGCCTGTGGATCTCACCTGTCAGCCATGGCCTCAGATTGGCCCAGATGGTGATGGTTCTGGTGACTGTGACTATGGGGCAGAAGAGAGGTAGCCTTGGCTTTGTTAACTTTAACTTATTTCAGATCATAGTAATCGAGGGAGACTGCAGGCAGGTTAGGGAAcagttctgattctgattcaccCAATGAGTTGGAGGGGTAACATTGGGGCCTAGCTGCACAGAGGCAGTGAGAAAGACAAGACTAACTCCAATCCCTTATACGATGAACCAATTAGTGTGAGGGTTGAGCTTCTGAAGCCAAGTATAACCCAAAATGAGATGTTGCATGGGAGACTGGGCAACTTTGAACTGGATAATTTCCTGGtcattttcttgaaatcaaTATGTTGGCCGTAAGAAAGACggcttctcattaaggccactcccaTCCTGTctgaaagaaatcaaaacctggatggcacaaaatttcttgaaattcaacaaaaagaagacagaggtgatattgtttggtcccagtggcccttgtacattccatcctgtagacttgggccccctgtctccttatcttaagtcaacagtctcaaacttgggccttaaactggacagtgatttcaaactcgatcggcaaactggtgccgttgttaaatccagcttctttcaccttagacagctggccaaaataaaacctctactctcacatgaacactttgagacagtaattcatgcctttgtcacatcccggctcgattactgcaatgccctttattttggagtcagccagtcctccattaagcgccttcagctggtccagaatgccgctgctcgcctcttgactggtactcgtaagaaggAGCATAActtctactctggcatcccttcactggctccccattcattttagagttattttcaagatcttcctc is a window from the Hippocampus zosterae strain Florida chromosome 3, ASM2543408v3, whole genome shotgun sequence genome containing:
- the chst6 gene encoding carbohydrate sulfotransferase 6 isoform X2 is translated as MTGSSKCFLSASYSLESVHSVWDGRPCSPTIHGHEVTVTRTITIWANLRPWLTGEIHRLLRARNMAFRAGDVVGLRTARANLSQDTTLGTRQYSRRIADHFNDSRDTRNLGWGIQTITKYSPQTCDSSISLLNSLNDFFARFEVDNNTPAQKTPPPSGDQVLTLFSGEAFPQRHKCTESSRS